The following are encoded in a window of Pseudomonas sp. St316 genomic DNA:
- a CDS encoding type VI secretion system tip protein VgrG: MFHTPDLHNFHLTIPDLEHDLQVTAFEGCEAISTPYSFDIELVSEQSDMDLEYLLNRQAFLAFNKQGNGVHGLIYRVVQGDTGKRLTHYKIRLVPRLAYLEHRTNQRIFQHVSVPQIITSILKEHGILTDAHRFQLSASYSPRDYCVQYRENDLHFIERLCHEEGLHYHFQHSESGHQLVFGDDQTVFPLLEHRTVYKHGSGMVADEPVIHRFGLRLETRTSRVTRRDYDFKRTTFLLESSCQPGIENIRPDLEAYDYPGDFTQEKRGRLLSRRALERHRIDYRQAEGKGDQPALTTGHFLTLSGHPRQEWNDLWLLTEVHHEGKQPQALEDITPSDTGRAEGHFNQGYRNHFVATPWDAIFRSQRVYQKPRVWGSQTAIVTGPKGEEIHCDPYGRVKVRFFWDRAGHFDDGSSCWLRVASNWAGNSYGGVTIPRVGMEVLVTFMEGDPDKPLISGCLTNSANARPYPLPAHKTRTVFRSCSSPGNKGFNELHLEDRAGQELIYLRAQRDMEQKIENDSRLEIGNERRETIQGNSISVLHAEEHRTTAADRTVQVEGNDYLRVTNRHTRVDQTLAVEAGQQVHIKAGAHVVLEAGATLSLKAGGQHILIDHNGIYSSSEIQLGGAPMAGATASSFTPGLTDPLVAPAPVLAPTQRALITASKAAGLDFCPICETCREGLCPTGIAAA; this comes from the coding sequence ATGTTCCACACCCCTGATCTACACAACTTTCATCTCACAATTCCTGACCTCGAACATGACCTCCAAGTGACGGCCTTCGAAGGCTGCGAAGCCATCAGCACGCCTTATTCGTTCGATATCGAGCTCGTCAGCGAACAAAGTGATATGGATTTGGAATATCTGTTAAACCGGCAGGCATTTCTTGCATTCAACAAACAGGGAAACGGTGTTCACGGGCTGATCTATCGTGTTGTACAAGGCGACACTGGCAAACGTTTGACGCATTACAAAATAAGACTGGTTCCGCGATTGGCTTACTTGGAACACCGCACCAACCAGCGCATTTTTCAACACGTCAGTGTTCCGCAGATCATTACATCGATCCTCAAGGAGCATGGTATTCTCACCGACGCCCATCGCTTCCAGTTGAGTGCAAGTTACTCGCCTCGTGACTACTGCGTGCAATATCGTGAAAACGACTTGCACTTCATCGAGCGCCTGTGTCACGAAGAAGGTCTGCATTATCACTTCCAGCACAGCGAGTCCGGTCATCAACTGGTATTTGGTGATGACCAGACCGTATTTCCCCTGCTTGAACACCGCACTGTTTATAAACACGGCAGCGGCATGGTTGCCGACGAGCCGGTTATCCATCGATTTGGCCTGCGACTGGAGACCCGGACCAGCCGCGTCACGCGCCGTGATTACGATTTCAAGAGGACAACATTCCTGCTGGAGAGCAGCTGTCAGCCCGGCATCGAGAACATCCGACCAGACTTGGAGGCCTATGATTATCCGGGCGACTTTACCCAGGAAAAACGTGGCAGGTTGTTGAGCCGGCGAGCCCTGGAACGCCATCGCATCGACTACCGCCAGGCCGAAGGAAAGGGTGATCAGCCGGCACTGACGACGGGGCACTTCCTGACATTGAGCGGGCACCCTCGCCAGGAATGGAATGATCTATGGCTCCTGACCGAAGTGCATCACGAAGGCAAACAGCCGCAGGCGCTGGAGGACATCACCCCCAGCGACACTGGCAGGGCTGAAGGCCACTTCAATCAAGGCTATCGCAATCACTTCGTTGCCACGCCTTGGGATGCAATCTTTCGTTCGCAACGGGTTTACCAAAAACCACGTGTATGGGGCAGCCAGACGGCAATCGTCACGGGGCCCAAGGGTGAAGAGATCCACTGCGACCCGTATGGCCGGGTCAAGGTCAGGTTTTTCTGGGATCGGGCGGGACACTTCGACGACGGCAGCAGCTGTTGGTTACGCGTCGCTTCCAACTGGGCGGGCAACAGCTACGGGGGCGTCACGATTCCGCGGGTGGGCATGGAGGTGTTGGTGACCTTCATGGAAGGCGATCCCGACAAGCCCTTGATCAGCGGATGCCTGACCAACAGCGCCAACGCTCGGCCCTACCCGTTGCCTGCGCACAAGACCCGCACCGTTTTTCGTTCTTGCAGTTCGCCGGGCAACAAAGGCTTCAACGAGCTGCATCTTGAAGACCGCGCCGGTCAGGAGCTGATCTATCTGCGGGCCCAGCGTGACATGGAACAGAAGATCGAAAATGACAGCCGACTGGAGATTGGCAACGAGCGGCGGGAGACCATCCAGGGCAACAGCATCAGCGTCCTGCACGCCGAGGAACATCGGACCACCGCCGCCGACCGTACGGTCCAGGTCGAAGGCAATGACTACCTGCGCGTCACCAACCGACATACCCGTGTCGATCAGACACTGGCCGTCGAGGCCGGACAGCAAGTACATATCAAGGCAGGCGCTCATGTGGTCCTTGAAGCAGGTGCAACCCTCAGTTTGAAAGCCGGGGGCCAGCACATCCTGATCGACCACAACGGTATCTACAGCAGCAGTGAAATCCAGCTCGGCGGCGCCCCCATGGCCGGCGCAACCGCCTCATCATTCACGCCTGGCTTGACGGATCCTTTGGTGGCCCCAGCCCCAGTACTCGCCCCCACTCAACGCGCTCTGATAACGGCCAGCAAAGCAGCAGGATTGGACTTTTGTCCGATCTGCGAGACCTGCCGCGAGGGCCTCTGCCCAACGGGAATCGCCGCTGCATGA